In the candidate division KSB1 bacterium genome, CAAATTTCAGATCGAGATGATTTTTCAAATCGGAAATCTTTTGTATATTCCTTTCCGAAGCGATCTGCTCTTTCATGCCCAAAGCGTATGTGTTGTTAAAACCAAGCGACTTGCTCATTCGGATACCTTGCTCGATTAATGCCAGCCGGATTTCTTCTTCGTTTTTCAATTCCTTACCAGCAAGGATTTCCTGGCTAATTGTACCGGTATATTCCGGGTAAATATCGATTGTTCCCCGGAGAAGAGCATTCCATAGGATTCTCGTCCCGCCAAGTTCCTGGCGATGTATGACAGAAGCGCCGGTATCTATAACCAGACATTTAATAATTTCACCTAAGATTACGGATTCGGTAAATTTCTTAGAGCCGACTTGGATTTTAACGGATTGACTGTACAAGAAATTGTGTGGCAGAAAAATAAAAAAAATAAGAATGGCAATTGGCTTGATGAATTTCAAGAAGTCCCTCCTGCTAGTGCATCAATCGGACTTCGTTGAGCATTGATGAAACGCGTAACAAATTCGTCCGCCGGTGATTGGATCATTTCAGAAAGCGTTCCTCGCTGGATAATGTGGCCTTCTCGCATGAGCATAATCTTATCTCCGAAAAATCCAGCTTCGCCGATATCATGGGTAACCATAACCACTGTTTTGCTTAAAGTCTTAAAGATCTCTCGAAGTTCATTTTGTAATTCTATTCGAGTGATTGGATCCAATGAACCCAGTGGTTCATCCATGAGTAATAAATCCGGGTTGAGCATTAACGCTCGCATCAGGCTAATCCGTTGCTGCTGTCCACCGGAAAGCTCAGTGGGGTAGCGGTGTATAGCA is a window encoding:
- a CDS encoding ATP-binding cassette domain-containing protein; this encodes MLSLVNIRKTYNGVTALESINLSIQANKTTVLIGPSGCGKSTLLRIMNGLVQPDTGTVHIEKTKLTPESAPGLRKKMGYVIQDGGLFPHLTAEKNITIMAHYLGWPDEKVKNRLDDLLGLTQFPKAAIHRYPTELSGGQQQRISLMRALMLNPDLLLMDEPLGSLDPITRIELQNELREIFKTLSKTVVMVTHDIGEAGFFGDKIMLMREGHIIQRGTLSEMIQSPADEFVTRFINAQRSPIDALAGGTS